A single genomic interval of Brevibacillus brevis harbors:
- a CDS encoding DUF58 domain-containing protein, with product MRKQRWGRLKAIALVLITYVFAKFQGGFSSWFLFYSSLVFLLYEIVAYVLMFTKLEVERELDRNRLQDGEDVIVTIRLRRRIWFPLGWNMIMEPLPARLAGVYEPHRQLIFPWFKREVEFRYVIPNVPRGYYRLDECVVSGGDFFGFFERRKVYSISQEFLVYPKYKELTHWALGDGSFSGTVHVSHRRSDDVAAVRGVRDYHRGDRLSQIHWRASARGTGLKTKEFEHQAMNQAVFFLDVEKASYQGKPVHLFETAVKLAASLIAYANRNQYHYGLVYKQAERISIPPGLSHAHFLRVFDQLARVAPEGQELFARIVGREALEQPQGVTLIIITPHVEKTLISRLVTLAQKGRRVQLFLMQSELTISQEQKQALQLLGANKVTCTSIHMDDQEWKRIGGA from the coding sequence ATGAGAAAGCAAAGGTGGGGTAGGCTCAAGGCGATCGCATTAGTCCTGATCACTTATGTATTCGCAAAATTTCAAGGCGGCTTCTCAAGCTGGTTTCTTTTCTATAGTAGTTTGGTGTTTCTCCTGTATGAAATTGTCGCTTATGTACTCATGTTCACGAAGCTAGAGGTCGAGCGTGAACTAGATCGCAATCGTCTACAGGATGGGGAAGATGTCATTGTAACGATACGTCTGCGCCGAAGAATTTGGTTTCCGCTTGGATGGAATATGATTATGGAGCCATTGCCGGCGAGACTGGCTGGCGTGTATGAGCCGCATCGACAACTGATATTCCCGTGGTTCAAAAGGGAAGTCGAGTTTCGATATGTTATACCCAATGTACCACGGGGATACTATCGTCTCGATGAATGTGTAGTGAGCGGTGGGGATTTTTTCGGATTTTTTGAGCGCCGCAAAGTTTATTCGATTTCTCAGGAGTTTCTCGTTTATCCAAAATACAAAGAATTGACCCATTGGGCCCTGGGGGATGGGAGCTTTAGTGGGACTGTGCATGTTTCCCATCGACGGTCTGATGACGTAGCAGCAGTACGCGGCGTAAGAGATTATCATCGGGGCGATCGCTTGAGCCAAATTCATTGGCGAGCTTCTGCACGGGGGACGGGTCTAAAGACGAAGGAGTTTGAGCATCAGGCGATGAATCAGGCGGTCTTTTTCCTTGATGTAGAGAAGGCGAGCTACCAAGGGAAGCCTGTGCACTTGTTCGAAACAGCAGTGAAGCTAGCCGCGAGTCTGATCGCCTACGCCAATCGGAATCAATACCATTATGGGCTCGTGTACAAGCAAGCAGAACGCATATCGATACCACCAGGTCTGTCCCATGCCCATTTCCTCAGAGTTTTTGATCAATTAGCTCGTGTCGCGCCAGAAGGACAAGAGTTATTTGCAAGAATTGTGGGAAGAGAAGCATTGGAGCAGCCTCAAGGTGTTACTTTGATTATTATTACACCGCATGTAGAAAAAACGTTGATCAGTCGTTTGGTCACACTCGCCCAAAAAGGCAGACGCGTGCAGTTGTTTCTCATGCAGAGCGAGTTAACGATTTCGCAGGAACAAAAGCAAGCGTTGCAGCTGCTTGGCGCAAACAAAGTAACATGTACGTCTATTCACATGGATGATCAAGAGTGGAAACGGATAGGAGGTGCATAG
- the guaA gene encoding glutamine-hydrolyzing GMP synthase, translating to MDKSMEMVVVLDFGGQYNQLIARRVRDLGVYSELIPFNTPVEKIKEMNPKGIIFSGGPASVYEEGAPTVDPAIFDLGLPVLGICYGMQLMSHLTGGKVERAGKREYGKAELRMQQKHSLYDKWDANEIVWMSHSDKVVELPTGFVIDAVSDSCPVAAISNPERQLYGVQFHPEVVHTAKGTEFIGNFLFNICGCEATWSMTTFIEDELVRIRETVGNKQVLCALSGGVDSSVVAALIHKAIGDQLTCMFVDHGLLRQGEAEGVMETFSEKFSMKVIKIDARERFMSKLKGVSDPEQKRKIIGNEFIYVFDEEAAKLTDMDFLAQGTLYTDIVESGTATAQTIKSHHNVGGLPEDMKFTLIEPLKTLFKDEVRKLGTELGLPDEIVWRQPFPGPGLGIRVLGEVTEEKLKIVRESDAILREEIAKAGLDREIWQYFTALPNMTTVGVMGDVRTYSYTVGIRAVTSIDGMTADWARIPWDVLEKISVRIVNEVDNVNRIVYDVTSKPPATIEWE from the coding sequence ATGGACAAGTCAATGGAAATGGTCGTCGTACTTGATTTCGGAGGCCAGTACAATCAGTTGATCGCGCGCCGTGTACGCGATCTGGGTGTTTACAGTGAATTGATACCGTTCAATACACCTGTTGAAAAGATTAAAGAGATGAATCCAAAAGGGATTATTTTCTCTGGCGGACCTGCCAGCGTGTACGAAGAGGGAGCACCAACTGTAGACCCTGCAATTTTTGATCTGGGCTTGCCTGTATTGGGTATTTGCTACGGTATGCAGTTGATGAGCCATTTGACGGGCGGAAAAGTAGAACGCGCAGGTAAACGTGAGTACGGAAAAGCTGAATTGCGTATGCAGCAAAAACACAGCTTGTACGACAAGTGGGATGCGAACGAAATCGTGTGGATGAGCCACTCTGACAAAGTAGTGGAGCTCCCAACCGGATTTGTCATTGATGCGGTAAGCGACAGCTGCCCAGTAGCCGCGATCAGCAACCCTGAGCGTCAGTTGTATGGCGTACAGTTCCATCCGGAAGTAGTTCATACGGCAAAAGGTACTGAGTTCATCGGAAACTTCCTGTTCAACATTTGTGGATGTGAAGCGACTTGGAGCATGACGACGTTCATCGAGGACGAGCTGGTTCGCATTCGTGAAACAGTCGGCAACAAGCAAGTACTGTGTGCGTTGAGCGGTGGTGTGGATTCTTCCGTAGTAGCAGCACTGATTCACAAAGCGATTGGCGATCAATTGACGTGTATGTTCGTTGACCACGGTCTTCTTCGCCAAGGGGAAGCAGAAGGGGTAATGGAGACATTCTCTGAGAAATTCTCCATGAAAGTGATCAAGATCGATGCTCGCGAGCGTTTCATGAGCAAGCTCAAAGGTGTATCTGACCCAGAGCAAAAGCGCAAAATCATCGGTAACGAGTTCATTTACGTATTCGATGAAGAAGCTGCGAAGCTGACAGATATGGACTTCCTGGCACAAGGTACGCTGTACACCGATATCGTGGAGAGCGGGACAGCAACTGCACAAACGATCAAATCGCACCACAACGTAGGCGGTTTGCCAGAAGACATGAAGTTCACGTTGATTGAACCATTGAAAACATTGTTCAAAGACGAAGTACGCAAACTGGGTACAGAGCTGGGCTTGCCAGATGAGATTGTTTGGCGTCAGCCGTTCCCAGGACCAGGCCTCGGCATTCGTGTTTTGGGTGAAGTGACGGAAGAAAAACTGAAGATCGTTCGTGAATCCGATGCGATCTTGCGTGAGGAAATTGCCAAGGCAGGTCTTGATCGGGAAATCTGGCAGTACTTCACGGCTTTGCCAAACATGACGACCGTTGGTGTAATGGGAGATGTTCGTACGTATTCTTACACAGTAGGGATTCGTGCGGTAACGTCCATTGATGGTATGACTGCTGACTGGGCGCGCATTCCGTGGGATGTATTGGAGAAAATCTCTGTGCGTATCGTGAATGAAGTAGACAATGTAAACCGCATTGTGTATGATGTAACGTCCAAACCACCAGCAACAATTGAGTGGGAATAG
- a CDS encoding NCS2 family permease, producing MRKYFEFDKLGTNYRREIIAGITTFLAMAYILAVNPFILSGADLPPDLKANYPEFGAVFTATALAAALGTLLMGILGRLPIGQAPGMGLNAFFTYTVVLTMQIPWQQALAGVFLSCTIFLILSLTGVREAIIKAIPQSLKYAVSAGIGLFIAFIGLKNAGIIVANDATFVALGHLTFYHEGMKPEAILAAKNALLAVFGLIVTVILLSRKVNAGIFIGMLITAITGMFFGLVNLPEQVVSAPPSLAPTFGAAFQYLGDPSALFTVNMLIVVLTFLFVDFFDATGTLLGVANQAGLLREDGNLPRPGKALASDAIAGMAGAVLGTSTTTAYVESTAGVAAGGRSGFTAVVTGIMFLLALFFSPILAIVTPAVTAPALIIVGVLMASHIAKVAWDDLDEAFPAFLTILLMPLTYSIATGIATGFIVYPVMKVMKGKAREVHPAMYVLFFVFLAYFIWLRE from the coding sequence GTGCGGAAGTATTTCGAGTTTGACAAGCTAGGCACCAATTACCGTCGCGAAATCATCGCGGGTATCACTACTTTTTTGGCAATGGCATATATCTTGGCTGTCAATCCATTCATTCTCAGTGGGGCTGATCTGCCGCCAGATTTGAAAGCAAACTATCCTGAATTTGGGGCTGTCTTTACCGCAACGGCGTTGGCTGCTGCTCTCGGTACACTGTTAATGGGTATTCTCGGACGTTTGCCGATCGGTCAAGCTCCGGGGATGGGATTGAACGCATTTTTCACTTATACCGTCGTTCTGACGATGCAAATTCCTTGGCAACAGGCTTTGGCTGGCGTATTCCTCTCTTGTACGATCTTTTTGATCCTGTCTCTGACAGGGGTTCGTGAAGCGATCATCAAAGCGATTCCACAAAGCTTGAAATACGCAGTTTCGGCAGGGATTGGTCTTTTTATCGCGTTTATCGGTTTGAAAAACGCGGGTATTATCGTAGCAAATGATGCGACCTTCGTAGCACTGGGGCATCTCACCTTCTATCACGAGGGCATGAAGCCGGAAGCAATTTTGGCAGCGAAAAATGCATTGCTTGCTGTGTTTGGTCTGATCGTGACGGTCATTCTGCTTTCTCGCAAAGTCAATGCAGGTATCTTTATCGGAATGTTGATTACGGCGATTACCGGGATGTTTTTCGGACTGGTGAATCTGCCTGAGCAAGTCGTTTCTGCACCACCGAGCCTTGCTCCTACATTCGGTGCTGCGTTCCAATATCTCGGTGATCCATCTGCATTGTTCACCGTGAATATGCTGATTGTTGTTTTGACGTTTTTGTTTGTAGACTTTTTCGATGCGACGGGTACGCTCTTGGGTGTAGCCAACCAAGCGGGATTGCTTCGCGAAGACGGCAATTTGCCACGTCCAGGAAAAGCACTCGCTTCCGATGCGATTGCAGGTATGGCAGGTGCGGTACTCGGAACTTCTACCACTACGGCTTATGTTGAATCGACAGCAGGGGTAGCGGCAGGCGGACGCTCCGGATTTACCGCAGTTGTCACAGGGATCATGTTCCTTCTGGCGTTGTTCTTCTCACCGATTCTCGCAATTGTGACACCAGCGGTTACAGCACCAGCGCTCATTATCGTCGGTGTTCTGATGGCTTCTCACATTGCAAAAGTGGCTTGGGATGACCTGGATGAAGCGTTCCCTGCATTCCTGACGATTTTGTTGATGCCATTGACTTACAGTATTGCAACAGGGATCGCGACAGGCTTCATCGTTTATCCGGTGATGAAGGTAATGAAAGGCAAGGCTCGCGAAGTACATCCGGCGATGTATGTGCTGTTCTTCGTCTTCCTGGCGTACTTCATCTGGTTGCGCGAATAG
- a CDS encoding transglutaminase TgpA family protein: MSVWKRPTIWEWVLALLLFLMLREWLIPLQTLTDTGVLWPFYAIVAGVIIIDLLIPYRWLTLPIKAIGLMVLLHATLFDKPFFDTEWIGALYRQMIHDLPLAFQQDWASMSILSRNTMFDLVLVLLATMLTYLVLEQRQGLWFVFLTELYLAVLDTFLPYDASAGVVRTLTIGFLMLAISHLMKMTNMATLTGKRSRIMLNSLLASVMVIMACIGIGYAAPKTGPSWPDPIAFLTGKGNDTPVGVMKKVGYDNNDERLGGPFLQDNTLVFIAKTNERSYWRGDSKDVYTGVGWEKGDREYESILDPQTYTWENTLFQGLETKKVQATLEFKGPQQFPTVFYQGQLKKVSNYAPPEATVVYDKMNQQLEVRAGKINLVQLSEKNGRPEYGPNPLLLKLNQYKVETEVPIVSEKAVTNAGTNYPDDIKERYLQVPASVPPRVRELAATITKDAKTPYDKVRAIENYLRSSGKYKYETKDVPVAAEGQDFVDHFLFDSLRGYCDHFSTSMAVMLRTLDIPTRWVKGFAPGERVGTDAFNYETVEVRNKDAHSWVEVYFPGVGWVPFEATSTFMSPVRFNYDLVTSKPEIPIPLPNMENQTDIDRGNGRFNELEEGDSPAGSWIKIPWQVNAGLAVAAVVAGIIAWRRRQDIQLWWMRRQLNQERSSEFPDRYHLLMRMMERVYTRRQPGETLREYVGRMTLPADKRQDLRYLTELYERTVYGYKQMEQKARTIAEQILERLIRQLKP; encoded by the coding sequence ATGAGCGTTTGGAAGCGTCCAACGATTTGGGAATGGGTCTTGGCCCTTCTTCTGTTCCTGATGTTAAGAGAGTGGCTTATTCCTCTACAGACATTAACCGATACGGGCGTTCTGTGGCCATTTTATGCGATTGTGGCTGGCGTCATTATTATTGACCTGTTGATCCCTTATCGGTGGCTAACCTTGCCGATCAAGGCTATAGGGCTAATGGTGCTTTTGCATGCTACTTTATTTGACAAACCGTTTTTTGACACGGAATGGATTGGTGCATTGTACAGGCAGATGATTCACGATCTTCCGTTAGCGTTTCAACAGGATTGGGCCAGCATGTCGATCTTGTCGCGGAATACCATGTTTGATCTCGTTTTGGTGTTGTTAGCGACGATGTTAACGTATCTGGTGCTGGAACAACGGCAAGGCTTATGGTTTGTCTTTTTGACGGAACTGTATTTGGCGGTGTTGGATACGTTTCTCCCGTATGATGCCAGTGCAGGGGTTGTACGGACGCTGACCATTGGTTTCCTGATGCTGGCCATTAGCCATCTGATGAAGATGACGAACATGGCGACACTGACAGGGAAGAGAAGCCGAATCATGCTCAACTCGCTGCTGGCTTCGGTGATGGTCATTATGGCTTGTATAGGCATCGGTTATGCTGCACCGAAGACAGGACCGTCATGGCCTGATCCGATCGCCTTTTTAACAGGGAAAGGAAACGATACCCCTGTTGGTGTGATGAAAAAAGTAGGATACGACAACAACGATGAACGGTTGGGTGGTCCTTTCCTGCAAGATAACACATTAGTATTTATTGCAAAGACGAACGAACGCAGCTATTGGCGTGGTGACTCGAAGGACGTGTATACGGGAGTTGGCTGGGAAAAAGGCGATAGAGAGTACGAGTCAATCCTGGACCCGCAAACCTATACATGGGAAAATACGCTGTTCCAAGGGCTTGAAACGAAGAAGGTACAAGCGACATTAGAATTTAAGGGTCCGCAGCAATTCCCGACTGTCTTTTATCAAGGTCAGCTGAAAAAGGTGAGCAACTACGCTCCACCAGAGGCAACCGTTGTTTATGACAAAATGAATCAGCAATTGGAAGTACGGGCAGGAAAAATCAACTTGGTTCAGCTGAGTGAGAAAAACGGTCGGCCAGAGTACGGCCCTAATCCGCTTTTGCTCAAACTGAATCAATACAAGGTCGAGACAGAGGTACCGATTGTCAGTGAAAAGGCCGTGACAAATGCGGGGACGAACTATCCGGATGATATCAAAGAGCGCTATTTGCAAGTGCCAGCCTCGGTGCCTCCGCGAGTGAGAGAGCTCGCTGCAACGATTACCAAGGACGCGAAGACTCCTTATGACAAAGTGAGAGCGATCGAGAATTACTTGCGCTCAAGTGGAAAATATAAGTATGAAACGAAAGACGTTCCAGTCGCCGCAGAAGGTCAGGATTTTGTCGATCACTTCTTGTTTGACAGCCTTCGAGGGTACTGTGATCATTTCTCCACCTCGATGGCGGTTATGCTGCGTACTCTGGATATCCCGACACGTTGGGTCAAGGGCTTCGCACCTGGTGAACGAGTGGGAACGGATGCGTTTAACTACGAGACTGTAGAAGTGCGTAACAAGGACGCTCACTCGTGGGTAGAGGTATACTTCCCGGGGGTTGGTTGGGTTCCTTTTGAAGCGACGAGTACATTCATGTCACCTGTTCGTTTTAATTACGATCTGGTCACCTCAAAGCCGGAGATCCCTATCCCGTTGCCAAACATGGAGAATCAAACGGACATCGATCGTGGGAATGGACGTTTCAATGAGTTGGAAGAGGGCGACAGCCCAGCAGGCAGTTGGATTAAAATTCCATGGCAAGTAAACGCGGGCTTGGCAGTAGCCGCTGTCGTGGCAGGAATTATCGCCTGGCGTCGCAGACAAGACATCCAGCTATGGTGGATGCGCAGACAACTGAATCAAGAGCGAAGCAGTGAGTTCCCGGATCGGTACCATCTGCTAATGCGAATGATGGAGCGAGTCTACACGCGCAGACAGCCAGGAGAAACGTTGCGCGAGTACGTGGGCAGGATGACCCTGCCGGCAGACAAGCGACAAGACCTGCGCTATTTGACAGAGCTGTACGAACGTACCGTGTATGGCTACAAACAAATGGAACAAAAGGCAAGAACAATAGCAGAGCAAATACTCGAACGGTTAATCCGTCAATTGAAACCTTGA
- a CDS encoding NTF2 fold immunity protein has translation MSFMDAWEQIIAEQERERDRLRVNRITIRIDDKKKSKHNVHQKEKVIEYGLVERDLYDENLLGRFELYFADRDTLRKQNRFGDEFAFGELTDEHAVARAIFSYLAEHYSQFLEETPFAISFNPIAEAWIIEGTLPPGWLGGVIYIALAKENGELLMMYGTR, from the coding sequence ATGAGCTTTATGGATGCTTGGGAGCAAATAATAGCGGAGCAGGAACGAGAACGTGACCGGCTTCGAGTCAATCGAATTACCATACGGATCGACGATAAGAAAAAGAGCAAGCACAACGTTCACCAAAAGGAAAAGGTCATCGAATATGGCCTGGTAGAACGTGATTTATATGATGAGAATTTATTGGGGCGGTTTGAACTCTATTTCGCAGATCGCGACACTCTTCGCAAGCAAAATCGGTTTGGAGATGAATTTGCTTTTGGTGAGCTTACAGATGAACATGCAGTTGCCAGGGCAATCTTCTCCTATTTAGCGGAGCACTATTCTCAGTTTTTGGAGGAAACTCCCTTCGCTATCAGCTTCAACCCTATTGCAGAAGCTTGGATTATCGAAGGAACTCTTCCTCCGGGATGGCTAGGCGGGGTCATTTATATTGCTCTGGCAAAAGAAAATGGAGAGCTTCTTATGATGTATGGAACGAGATAA
- a CDS encoding histidine--tRNA ligase, with the protein MENEVLKTVKGTKDFMPQEQMQRNWIRRTLEAVFETYGCKPLETPMLQHYELLASKYGGGDEILKEVYRLSDQGDRELGLRYDLTVPLTKVVGMNPEMRMPFKRYEIGKVFRDGPVKTGRLREFIQCDVDIVGTTSVLAEAELLSMGFEAFKRLGLDVYIEVNNRKLLSGVLQELGVPVERAGDVMLSLDKLEKIGVDGVRDDLRERNVEESLVLAITSFLHEGVITLDLLAERFSSPLVQEGIRELRDMLAYIKGAGVGGELRFSPFLARGLGIYTGIVYEIFLQDGSITSSIGSGGRYDQIIGRLLDDGREYPAVGISFGLDVILAALANRNTEEQRAADVFVIPLGTEASSLGLANRLRESGIRVELELTGRRLKKALDYANKEGFAFALIYGENEVNSGQVVVRDMREGTEQPVPLELVEKWLSDKLSG; encoded by the coding sequence ATGGAGAACGAAGTATTAAAAACGGTAAAAGGCACCAAAGATTTCATGCCGCAGGAGCAAATGCAACGAAACTGGATTCGACGGACGCTCGAAGCAGTATTCGAGACATACGGCTGCAAACCGTTGGAGACGCCTATGCTACAGCACTACGAATTGCTGGCATCCAAGTACGGTGGCGGGGATGAAATCTTGAAGGAAGTGTATCGCTTGAGCGATCAAGGAGATAGAGAGCTTGGGCTACGCTACGATTTGACCGTACCGTTGACGAAGGTGGTGGGCATGAATCCTGAGATGCGGATGCCGTTCAAGCGGTATGAGATTGGAAAAGTATTTCGGGACGGTCCAGTAAAAACCGGGCGCTTGCGCGAATTTATTCAATGCGATGTCGATATCGTGGGAACGACGTCGGTGCTGGCTGAAGCAGAATTGCTCAGTATGGGGTTTGAGGCATTCAAGCGGCTGGGGCTCGACGTGTACATTGAGGTCAACAACCGCAAGCTGTTATCTGGGGTGCTTCAGGAGCTGGGAGTTCCCGTAGAGCGGGCTGGGGATGTCATGCTGTCGCTGGATAAGCTCGAGAAAATCGGCGTGGACGGAGTGCGTGATGATTTGCGAGAGCGAAACGTCGAGGAGTCACTCGTTTTGGCGATTACATCTTTCTTGCACGAAGGTGTGATTACCCTGGATCTGTTGGCAGAGCGTTTTTCATCCCCGCTTGTTCAGGAAGGGATTCGGGAGCTGCGCGATATGCTTGCCTATATAAAAGGAGCGGGTGTGGGTGGGGAGCTTCGTTTCTCGCCATTTTTAGCAAGAGGCTTAGGGATCTATACAGGGATTGTGTATGAGATCTTTTTGCAGGATGGAAGTATTACGTCCAGTATCGGCAGTGGGGGACGTTACGATCAGATTATCGGTCGGCTTTTGGATGATGGAAGAGAGTATCCCGCTGTAGGGATTTCGTTTGGCTTGGATGTCATTCTTGCAGCGTTGGCAAATCGCAATACGGAGGAGCAGAGAGCTGCCGATGTATTCGTCATTCCCCTCGGGACAGAAGCATCCAGTCTCGGCTTGGCCAATCGATTGCGCGAGAGCGGCATCAGAGTCGAGCTGGAGCTGACTGGTAGACGGCTGAAAAAAGCACTCGATTATGCAAACAAAGAAGGCTTTGCTTTTGCCTTGATCTATGGGGAAAACGAAGTGAACAGTGGGCAGGTCGTCGTCCGAGATATGCGAGAGGGAACGGAACAGCCGGTTCCTTTGGAGTTGGTTGAAAAGTGGCTGTCCGACAAGCTATCAGGGTAA
- a CDS encoding M1 family metallopeptidase, with protein MKKWVSMAGCSLLFLTWMLPVNAEEGTALTRKPLYQADVRIDPIKKEVAGTVTITFWPKDPTRAYLHLYPNVFTEEHQGMLWEELLGNAPMPGSYTNKKLLVDGVAVVGKKTNDLNILEVPLEGQTGPRKIVLEFEMTLPRNDGRMSYDDQSIWLGNWLPVLAVYDKEGWHLDPYEPVGDPFYSESADYEVSVTLPKDYQLASTAPDRAAKQVSAREGEKTIQLGAENVRDFALVVMDASYQRRETKVGETAVRTWWRKTDDPATAEQIHEAAVKSLAYFHDQLGAYPYPEYDVVRTGGAINGMEYPALVFLDGRHFFSGEETGIVTVVHETAHQWFYGLLGNNQVKEAWLDEGFTEYVTLSYLSQQDPLLGAERVRRRLEQGTSVQYYVAEELRPWQALSAFPDNQSYSDLVYSRPSSMLWLLQGAWGEERVHDVLKQFVEKYRYQVVTGKDWEAFLSEMAGEDASAFLDYWLKVDMSQQEQAAAWLERQRLKHQKK; from the coding sequence GTGAAGAAATGGGTCTCAATGGCCGGTTGTAGCTTATTGTTTTTGACGTGGATGTTGCCTGTAAATGCTGAGGAGGGTACTGCGCTTACGCGTAAACCACTCTATCAGGCTGATGTGCGAATTGATCCTATCAAGAAAGAAGTAGCAGGAACCGTAACGATTACCTTTTGGCCAAAAGACCCTACTCGTGCCTATCTCCATCTTTACCCGAACGTATTTACAGAAGAGCATCAAGGCATGCTATGGGAGGAACTTTTAGGCAATGCCCCAATGCCTGGCTCATACACTAATAAAAAGCTCTTGGTCGATGGAGTAGCGGTTGTCGGTAAAAAGACGAACGACCTGAACATCCTCGAAGTGCCTCTAGAAGGACAGACGGGCCCACGAAAGATTGTGTTGGAGTTCGAGATGACTCTTCCGCGAAACGACGGCAGGATGTCGTACGATGACCAATCGATCTGGCTGGGGAACTGGCTTCCGGTTCTTGCGGTGTACGACAAAGAAGGATGGCATCTCGATCCGTACGAGCCTGTCGGTGATCCATTTTACAGTGAGAGCGCAGATTATGAAGTGAGCGTGACGCTGCCAAAAGACTATCAATTGGCGAGCACGGCGCCAGACAGGGCTGCGAAGCAGGTATCTGCTCGTGAGGGAGAAAAGACAATACAGCTCGGTGCAGAAAACGTGAGGGATTTTGCCCTGGTCGTTATGGATGCCTCCTATCAGCGAAGGGAAACGAAAGTGGGAGAAACAGCCGTCCGAACATGGTGGCGGAAAACAGATGATCCGGCAACTGCTGAGCAGATTCATGAAGCAGCAGTGAAGTCTCTCGCCTATTTTCATGATCAATTGGGTGCCTATCCATATCCCGAATACGATGTGGTAAGGACTGGTGGCGCGATTAATGGAATGGAGTACCCAGCATTGGTCTTTCTCGATGGGCGTCATTTCTTTTCCGGGGAAGAAACAGGTATCGTCACGGTTGTCCATGAGACGGCACATCAGTGGTTTTACGGCTTGCTCGGAAATAATCAGGTAAAGGAAGCGTGGCTGGATGAGGGATTCACGGAGTACGTGACACTCTCGTACTTATCTCAGCAAGACCCGCTGTTGGGAGCAGAACGGGTGCGCAGACGGCTGGAGCAGGGCACCTCTGTTCAGTATTACGTGGCAGAGGAACTGCGTCCTTGGCAAGCGCTGTCAGCATTCCCAGATAATCAGAGTTATAGCGATCTCGTCTATTCCCGACCGTCCTCGATGCTGTGGCTATTGCAGGGAGCGTGGGGGGAAGAAAGGGTACATGACGTTTTGAAGCAGTTTGTTGAGAAGTACCGTTATCAGGTTGTGACCGGAAAGGATTGGGAAGCCTTTCTATCTGAGATGGCAGGAGAAGATGCGAGTGCTTTCTTGGATTATTGGTTGAAAGTAGACATGTCCCAGCAGGAACAGGCAGCAGCCTGGCTGGAGCGCCAACGTCTCAAGCATCAGAAGAAGTAA
- a CDS encoding AAA family ATPase, which yields MNPIKLEQVNPAIASLIDNIEKVLIGKRSVIELMVAAVLANGHVLLEDVPGVGKTMMVRALSKSISGEFRRIQFTPDLLPTDVTGVAIFNQKSLEFEFRQGPIFANVILADEINRTSPKTQSALLEAMEERSVTIDGATYRLAEPFFVMATQNPLEYEGTFPLPEAQLDRFFMQLSLGYPTVEEEMRMLSRFSTANPLEELQPVITTAELAELQRQVSTIKVSEGIKEYIVRLCHRTREHHHIYLGVSPRGSLALFRAVQALAFVRGRDYVIPDDVKELVPVVFAHRMIVKPEARLEGATVDRVLAMILSETRVPVS from the coding sequence ATGAACCCTATCAAATTGGAACAAGTAAATCCTGCAATAGCCAGTTTAATCGATAATATAGAAAAAGTATTGATTGGTAAACGCTCTGTAATTGAGCTGATGGTAGCGGCTGTTCTAGCGAATGGTCACGTTTTGCTCGAAGATGTACCAGGCGTTGGGAAGACCATGATGGTACGTGCATTGTCCAAATCAATCAGTGGTGAGTTTAGACGAATTCAATTTACCCCAGATTTGTTGCCAACGGATGTGACAGGGGTTGCTATCTTTAATCAAAAAAGTCTGGAGTTTGAGTTCCGTCAAGGGCCGATTTTTGCAAATGTCATTCTTGCAGACGAAATTAACCGGACTTCGCCAAAAACACAATCCGCACTCTTGGAAGCAATGGAAGAGCGATCGGTAACAATCGATGGTGCTACGTATCGATTGGCAGAGCCGTTTTTTGTGATGGCTACACAAAACCCATTAGAGTATGAAGGGACCTTCCCATTACCTGAAGCTCAATTGGACCGATTTTTCATGCAATTAAGCTTGGGGTATCCAACAGTAGAGGAAGAAATGCGGATGTTGTCCAGATTCTCTACGGCGAATCCATTGGAAGAGCTTCAGCCGGTTATAACCACAGCGGAGCTTGCGGAACTGCAACGCCAGGTATCGACGATCAAGGTATCGGAAGGAATAAAAGAATACATCGTGCGTCTGTGTCATCGTACGCGTGAGCATCATCATATTTATCTAGGCGTGAGCCCGCGCGGTTCCCTTGCTCTTTTCCGGGCTGTTCAGGCGTTGGCATTCGTTCGTGGACGTGACTATGTCATTCCAGATGACGTGAAGGAACTAGTTCCAGTAGTGTTTGCACACCGTATGATTGTGAAACCAGAAGCAAGACTGGAAGGAGCAACCGTAGATCGGGTGTTGGCTATGATCTTGTCTGAGACCCGTGTCCCGGTGAGCTAA